The Candidatus Deferrimicrobiaceae bacterium genome contains the following window.
GGGCGTGGATACAAGGCGCGCGACCGAGGGCCCCGGAGACGTAGTGGACACTACGTCGAGGAGCCCGACCGAGCGCAACGCAGTAGGCATGCCTGTATCCGCCGCCGCAGCAGAAGCCTGGTGAGAAATGCGGGCTAAGGAGGGGGTCTCCCCTTACCGTATCCCCGCCTTGACTTTCGGTTTCCCCCCCTCGATGGTGACCCGGAACTCGACCCGGCGTGCGCCGGACTTACCGGCGATTTCGACGGCGCGGGACCGGAGCATCTCCCGGAGGGAGTCGATGTCCTTCTCTTCCGTGGCGATGCCGCATTCCTGCCGCGCGTTCTTCAGCTGTTCGATCACCCTGTCGAGGTGGTCGGGGGTGACCGGTTCCGCCGGAAGGCTTTTCGTGCGGATGAGGGTTCCCTGGGTGTCCCGAAAGAGGTGGCCCTC
Protein-coding sequences here:
- a CDS encoding MXAN_5187 C-terminal domain-containing protein, which encodes MTNLKDALDRIEQDFAELKRQYDLFFQGGRRTEPSEERKILEWMFRRLGQRKIPNTTDQFRFHSLQGKFHSYSNLWTRMVRDLEEGHLFRDTQGTLIRTKSLPAEPVTPDHLDRVIEQLKNARQECGIATEEKDIDSLREMLRSRAVEIAGKSGARRVEFRVTIEGGKPKVKAGIR